The Chelonoidis abingdonii isolate Lonesome George chromosome 11, CheloAbing_2.0, whole genome shotgun sequence genomic interval GCACGGCTCCCTTGCCCTGCACAGGGCCCCGGGCTCCGCTCTGCCCATGCAGACGCAGCAAAGACTCCAAATGTGAAATCCAATAGGAGTCACGCGTGCAGAACATTTCTGTCTGTCCCattgcggcgggggggggggagtttccCCTCTGCAACCTCACCTAGAAACAAACTTGGCGCTTGGGTTTTAATGGGTGCCTCCCGTTGAATGCACTTCCCGCCCCTCCGGCTCGGTATCATAAACACTAAATGAAAGCAAGATCCACAGGACACTATAAGGCTGGATTTTCAAACCTATGAAGATCACAGTAATTTCCATGGCAACATACTATATGATGTCATAATATAGGGTGAGGTCTTTAATACAGGATCTGGCAACAGGGGGGCTAGACTACGGGGTAGGGGGAAGCTCCAGTAGGAGCAGGATCTAGGTGATTGTTTAGGGAAGGGCATTATGATCCAATGATTACAGCACAACATGTCCTGAGATCTGGATTCTACACCAGAGACTGCACGTGTGACCCTATGCATGTATTCTAGCATCTCTGGTGCGTACACACTCAGGGACATGTTTTCTAAGGAGTTTATTCGCTTTGGGGCTGCTGGGTAAGAATGGCGCGGAAgtatgtgtgggggagggtgggatCTGAAGattttttgaaaaccccaccctcGCAAATGTTTCCTTTCCCCGCCACCCGGCTGCAGCTCATTCCCAACCAGGCCAAAGGAGCAGGGTGTTTCACTAGAGACAGAAATGATGGATCTCCTGTCCCATTCATTCGTTTACTCCTAACATTCTTTGCCTTCTCGCTCACGGAGTCGCTTCAGTTCTTGACCTCAAAACCTGAGAGAGAAAAATTCAGCCTTCATCTACCCCCTTCATAAAACTCCATCTTTACCCACTTGTATGGATGCTTCTTTGTTCGAATTGGAAGTTCTGTTTACACCATGAACATAAGCATCCCCCAGTGCGGTACCACAGCTCCACAGTAACGTACAGGTTTTCTAGGACGGACAAGCTCTTTTTAGGAATTTGTGGGTGGCTCTTAAAAGAGCCTTTGGGTTCACAGAGACCTAGTCGTGGGGTAAGTTTTCTCCCCCCAGGGGATGCAGCCGCCTCATTTGCCCTTGGCTTTATGGCTCTCAGTTTTCttgggcagcagcactgcctggaTGTTTGGCAGGACGCCACCCTGCGCGATAGTGACTTTACCCAGCAACTTGTTCAACTCCTCGTCGTTGCGGATAGCCAGCTGCAAATGCCGGGGGATAATACGGGTTTTCTTGTTGTCCCGGGCAGCGTTACCAGCCAACTCCAAGATTTCAGCAGTGAGGTACTCCAGCACCGCAGCCATATAAACGGGAGCGCCGGCTCCTACTCGCTCCGCATAGTTTCCCTTGCGCAGCAGCCGGTGCACGCGGCCCACAGGAAACTGCAGCCCAGCACGGGAGGAACGAGACTTCGCCTTAGCCCGCACTTTGCCTCCCTGTTTTCCACGACCAGACATGACACAAGTTGATAGTAGAAAATCTCTAACACAAACAAAACGTAATAAAAGCTTTGAACAGCTGCCGGCTTTTTATCTTctcatggggatggggggtgagcagctcctgattggctgcctcatGTTTCCGTTCCAAAACACCCAATGAGAAAGGCGCTTCGCAATCTCGCCAATCGGGAAAGAAAGAGGCGTTTCACGTCCAATAGCAGCACACTATTTGGAGTCAGACTATTTGCATCTCAGGTGACGACTTCAAATGGCAGACCAATATGGAACCAGCCAATAGGAAGGTTAGAATTACGCTACCCTTATTTGCATAGGGGCGCTATAAATATAGGACTCTCCACCGAGTGGCTTATTGTGTTGTTATTTTTGTGTTCTGCGGTGTGACTGGTAACCGAGATGCCTGAGCCGGCGAAATCTGCTCCCGCGCCCAAGAAGGGCTCCAAAAAAGCGGTGACCAAGACCCAGAAGAAAGGGGATAAGAAGCGCCGCAAGACCAGGAAAGAGAGTTACTCCATTTACGTCTACAAGGTGCTGAAGCAGGTTCACCCCGACACCGGCATTTCCTCCAAGGCCATGGGCATTATGAACTCCTTCGTCAACGACATCTTCGAGCGCATCGCCGGGGAGGCGTCTCGCCTGGCACATTACAACAAGCGCTCCACCATCACCTCCCGGGAGATCCAGACCGCCGTGCGCCTGCTGCTGCCCGGGGAGCTGGCCAAACACGCCGTCTCGGAGGGCACCAAGGCCGTGACCAAGTACACCAGCTCCAAGTAAACGGGGGTTGTGCCTCTCCGGGAAGTTGTTACATCTAAAACCCAAAGGCTCTTTTAAGAGCCACCCACTTTCTCTATAGGAGAGCTGTGCCTCGCTGTCAACAATAGAACTAATCTCTCTTTGCAGGGCTTTAACTTGTACAATCTGCTTAACTTACATGAGAAACGAACTTGTGTGGAAAACATCAGTCTTAAGGTTTGATTATGTAATAggaaaaataagtttgtttacgtATTCTGAGATCAGTAACTGTAAAATCTGTCATTTTAAGATCTATTCAGGGAAGGTATTCAAACATCTCTTTATGCAGTACAGAAATGTCAGTTCACAGTACCCAAAGTACTTCAGAAAGCTACTGGGGAAGGAGAGGCCTGGAGACATTACTGTAAATATACAGACTGGATTTTTCTAATAAGAAAAcgaatgttaatttttaaaatgaccatTTAGGGACTGGGGAAACTCATCCATTCTTGTCAGTGGTATCAGAGTCTTCAATGAAAGAGGCTATAGTGACTAGGTTTTacgcttgtttgttttttagctaGAGCTTTTTCTTCATTCCTCGAGTTTTATAACTACAAGAAAATTGTATTTGGAGTAAAAATAAGATCTCATGTTAGGCTGTGATAAATATTTGCTATAAACTTTGAATCCATTAGAATAAGTATTCCTATATTCATTTTCTTCAAgatttaacaaagaaaaacattgtGAAATAACCGGAAGCCGCTTTTATAGACAAGTCAAATTACACTTTGCAGAGAAGTGAGAAAGAGATATTAAGAGTCATATAGGTTTCTAGCTTTTTAAGAAAATTTCATCTTTAGTGTAAGTGACAATCTCCTTACAACTATAAAAGAGACACTGAGGATTTTCTGTCCTTTCCAGTGCTGACATGGAGCGATATTTCAATTTtgttaatatattaatttaagccccttcccccacagcccatGGTAGTTAAATGGTTgatggctagggtgaccagatagcataTGTGAAAAAAACAGACTGGGGTGATAGgcgcctgtataagaaaaagtgaCCCCCAAAATGggcctgtccctttaaaaagGGCACATTTGGCCACACTTCTGATGTGGGAGTCACTCCCCACCGTTGAGCTGCGGATGTAAAAACCTGTATTTCAAGTGGCGTCGTGGGAAGTTTTTCCCCTGCAAAATTTAGGGCAGGGCAGACATCAGGAAATGAACTGCTAGGACGTGGCAGAAAGAACAAAGTGTCCCATTTGCACAGCCATGGGGGGTGGCTCCATTTGTGCTGCGTGACCTCTCCAGGCCCAAACCTCTGAGACACTTTCTGATGGGAAAAATAAACCGATTTCCAAACTCCCAAAGGGACCTTTTGAATCTCTTCCGAGTTTCAAAATGCACCTGCTGTCCCTCTGACCCAACGGAACCAAACATGCAGGGACCTCCAGACAATtaaaggggacacacacacaatacacattctctctctctctctctctctctctcactttgtgGCCTGCCTCAGCTCAGAGATCCCTGAAATGAATCGCAGCCCATGAATCAAAGCTGAGTGATTAAATGCAATTCTTAAATGCTAAATtacttctcttcccccccctttTGCGCATGCTCTGGGGCAGATAAGGCGCCAAATTTTactatttgaatttaaaattaagGGCTGCATGCTGATTGGCCAGTGGGGCAAGAGGTCTCATTGGTGGAAGCGGAGACGCGACGCCTTTATAGGGTTGGGGAGGTAAAGTACAGGTAGGTGGTTCTTGTGCTCGTCTTGTTCACTCTGTTTTCCCTCTGGTCGGGAAGGGGCAACGCAGAAAGGAGGGAGTCAGAACTGTCATCCGATATTTAGAATACTTGCGAGCCTGGGGGTGTCTTGCTCCCAGCGCAGGGGGATGTGAAGATCATTTCAGGGCTAATTAGGGTTGCCAGCCTGGCCAGGGTTGGCCTCGAGTCTCCAGAAATTGGTATCCATCTCCAGGTGAGTATTGAAAGCAATCTCAGAGATTTTAATaggctattttaagaaaataacattgtcatgttgggggggggggaatctcccCGAATAACTTCAATCAGAGTTGGCAACTTTAGGGCTAATGCACAAAGAAACTCAGGGCCTGCTCAATGTTTTCCTGGAAAACATGATCTGGAGTGTGGTGCTCAACACAGAACATGCTAAGAGAAACACTCTGAAGGCCATGGATATGGTGTATACCTTGAAACATCAAGGGTGCACCTTacctgggtgtggggagggttgAACCCTCAGCCACACCCACAAAGTAGATGTTCCATCTAAAAGTCCTTCCCTGCCTGCAGGCAAAGAGCTGGATTTGCTCCAAACCAAAGTTATGTAAATAAGAGAGTTAAGGTAAAATTAAAAAGTTCTGAACTCATCTCAGAACCGAAGTAACACATCACAAAGTTTTGGTTCTGAGTGGGGTTTTCTGCAGTGCCTTCATActtgctgctttgttttttccctttgcatTCATGTACTCTACAAAAAGCCCAGACCTTTTAAATGGAAGCCCAGTAAAATAAATATGCTTTGCATAACATGTCTAAACTGCATGCTTTGTTTGCCAAACCCTGTAATATAGCTCCTCTtacttgttaaaaacaaaaatgggaaaaatcTGTATTTCTCAAAATTTACTCCCCTCTTTAACTATGACCACCCAGAATGACAGTAACAAGAACATaaagagctgccatactgggtaGACAGTGGTCCATAGCGGAGCTTCAGAAGGGAGTGTGCAGAACAGGGTAATCACAGAGTAATCTACCTCGGCTTCCATTCCTGGCTCCTGGTAGTCAGAGTTAAGGTCACATGGATCcactagtgcaggggttctcccaacaaattttttggtggccacGCTGACAGTtcttcctaaaatacttaattagcttcagaaaaaaaaccaataaatatgtacatacacatgtccaaatcattgtaatttattccTGTAGGGTTTTTGTCAGACTCGGTCATGAAAATAACATACaattgtctctattctttactggccCTAAACAGAATAGAATCACAAATACGGTGTTCTGCATGGTctttgccttttgttttgttttttcggatgcttttaaaaaaagacttgctagctaggAAGGCTGCTGCTGTCAAAAGTGATATTTGCATGTTTGCTAGTATCACTTTCCACAGCAGAAAGTttactcagccccagcaagccctgGGACAAATTAAAccctgggtggggagatgggcagggaggcagcagggtccagggactGTGGTGGGGATGGTGAACCTGAGGCTGGAGCTTGCCATCACACATGGAGCCTGAAGTCCTCCAGCTGAAgtcttcccccccgccctccaaCCAAGTAAAGTGGGGAATTCAACAGCTGCCAGCACCTCCAGCATATGTGTCTTCAGAGGGGGGCAGAACtcaacccctgctggcagccctgggaGATGGGCTCTTGCTttgcccccatccccactcacagcccaggaggctgtggccgccTTTCCGAAACGCTGCCTTAACAGGCCTGTCCTCCCTGAACGTATTCTGTTCTTTTCTGACCCCCAAGTTATGCTTTTGGGCAGAACATCATGCCATGGCACTGAGTTAGCTGGGTGTTGTGTGAAACAATACTTCCTcttatttgtattaaacctgctgaaTATTAATTTCCTTGGGTGGACTCTGGGTTCTGTGTTGTGTTCCTTTCTTCCTGCTGCATTCTTGGAAATCTCTCACCATATGCACACACCATTTACATTTAACTGACTTAGGGTAGACAGAGTTCAGGATCTGCAATTGGGTCTTCATTGTCTTTGCTATAGGATGGTTCCATATCGTAACTCTGGAGTTCCAGGTTCTAGCATAAGAGTTTAGGATCAGATTTCTACATCTAAAATAACCATAGGAGGAGTGAATGGTCTGAGTCCACACAGTAAATTTCCTCCCCTGTAGACATATTGCAAATCTTTTAGACTGCATACAGTGGCTAGACACTCTCTGTATAGTAGCATAATTTTTCTCCCCAGTGATAGACCcagagagctcaatctatttagtttaatacAGACAAGGTTAAGAGATGATTTGATCAGTCTGAAAGTAGTGACAAGTGAAACAACTACTTGAGAAAGTTCCTGGTCTGACAATTAATTATCCCTAGTAATTAGTTATCTTGACAGTATCAAGAACCCTCCCAGCTAACTTTGCTTACAACTGACAAAAATAATGCATAAAATCCAGTAAAACACAAGTAACATGCCAACTAGCCAGATAAACTTGGaacaaattaattcaaatttCTTGCAATGCAGAGACCCACGGCTGTTGTGAATTACACCTTCCCTTTACCAGGTAGCCTTGGTCCAGGGCTTAAAACACACAGCTTGAGTCCCAGGTGCCTGGTTCCTTTCCTAGCTTGACTATATTTTTTGTGCACTTTTAGGAAAGATGCTTAGGCCAATGTTTTCAGACTGTGATGTTTATAAGCACCACTGCACAAGAATCCCAGATGAAAACAATAAAActgcacagcagaaaaaaaaaggtttaaccCAAAGAGAACCAGGCACTGGCTTTGGGGAGtttgaaatgttttcagtccTGGGTGTGGGTTGGTCTGGTTGAAAGCTCTAGGCTGGAAGGGCTACAGGAATCACAGCAGCTACAACCACTCACCCACATTTAGTTCTGGGATCTCATTAGTTCAACACCAGAACGGGTTTCAGAAAAAGTTTGCACTAGAGCAGGGCTAGAGAAACAGACACATTTTCCCCCCTAGCCTCTTGTGTGTGGCTTTTGGATCTGCAAGACCAAGACAGAATTTCTAAAACTTTGTGAGGTGTGgataaaaaatagaaaagtgttttttttaagcacCCCCATCTCCCTTTTCCGCAGCACATGGAGCGATTCCCAGCTTTTTCTGAAATTGTGGGTGGCTCTTAAAAGAGCCTTTGGTTTTGGGGGACTCGTATCCGCGCTCACTTGCCCTTCGCTTTGTGGCTCTCGGTTTTCTTGGGCAGCAGCACCGCTTGGATGTTGGGCAGGACGCCACCCTGCGCGATGGTGACCCCCCCCAGTAACTTGTTCAACTCCTCGTCGTTGCGCACGGCCAGCTGCAAGTGTCGCGGGATGATGCGGGTTTTCTTGTTGTCGCGGGCGGCGTTACCAGCCAGCTCTAATATCTCAGCAGTGAGATACTCCATCACCGCAGCCAAGTACACAGGGGCCCCAGCTCCAACACGCTCCGCGTAGTTCCCCTTACGTAGCAACCGATGTACCCGccccactgggaactgcagcccaGCACGAGAAGAGCGAGACTTGGCTTTAGCCCGCACTTTCCCCCCTTGCTTTCCACGGCCAGACATCACACCGCTCTACTAGCACCACACCACTTCCACTATTGCAATGAAATACCCAATGACAATGCAGTCAAAAAACAGCGCTGCCGGCCTTTTATTCCCTCATGGGGATAGGCAGAGCGGCTTCTGATTGGTTGCCTCAGGCTTCTGTTCAAAAACAACCAATGGCAAAGCCGATTCGCAATCCCGCCAATCGGGAAAGAAAGAGGCGTTTCACGTCCAATAGCAGCACACCATTTGGAGTCAGACTATTTGCATCTCAGGTGACGACTTCAAATGGCAGACCAATATGGAACCAGCCAATAGGAAGGTTAGAATTACGCTACCCTTATTTGCATAGGGGCGCTATAAATATAGGACTCTCCACCGAGTGGCTTATTGTGTTGTTATTTTTGTGTTCTGCGGTGTGACTGGTAACCGAGATGCCTGAGCCGGCGAAATCAGCTCCCGCGCCCAAGAAGGGCTCCAAAAAAGCGGTGACCAAGACCCAGAAGAAAGGGGATAAGAAGCGCCGCAAGACCAGGAAAGAGAGTTACTCC includes:
- the LOC116826558 gene encoding histone H2A.J-like, whose protein sequence is MSGRGKQGGKVRAKAKSRSSRAGLQFPVGRVHRLLRKGNYAERVGAGAPVYMAAVLEYLTAEILELAGNAARDNKKTRIIPRHLQLAIRNDEELNKLLGKVTIAQGGVLPNIQAVLLPKKTESHKAKGK
- the LOC116826560 gene encoding histone H2B 8 encodes the protein MPEPAKSAPAPKKGSKKAVTKTQKKGDKKRRKTRKESYSIYVYKVLKQVHPDTGISSKAMGIMNSFVNDIFERIAGEASRLAHYNKRSTITSREIQTAVRLLLPGELAKHAVSEGTKAVTKYTSSK
- the LOC116826556 gene encoding histone H2A.J-like, translating into MSGRGKQGGKVRAKAKSRSSRAGLQFPVGRVHRLLRKGNYAERVGAGAPVYLAAVMEYLTAEILELAGNAARDNKKTRIIPRHLQLAVRNDEELNKLLGGVTIAQGGVLPNIQAVLLPKKTESHKAKGK